A genomic region of Rhodococcus sp. B50 contains the following coding sequences:
- a CDS encoding acyl-CoA dehydrogenase family protein produces the protein MSISKDLELDNFRTQVREWCRAHVPVDWRTTQTGASDAAFVQFQKGWFAELHTAGFAVPHWPVEWGGGMSVAQQVVLYQELAAHDAPRLVLPFVSIHHAASTLLAAGSEEQRNRHLPAILEGEIWCQGFSEPGAGSDMAALSTTARKDGDNYVVNGQKLWASGAMHADWCLLLARTDPEAPQRRGISYFLMDMRSPGVDVRPIRQATGESHFCEIFLNDVVIPTSAMVGKENEGWRIAQETLGAERGMTMLELAERLGHGGFPWLVELCAERRVDGTRPLDDAAVVDRLATLEIEVTGLRALCAEFVGNDSPGQADASIVKLYYSELLQRMTDFGADIAGLGGQTKLRKPLSSGWESGSWVLDFIGSWEWTIPGGTSEIQRTIIGERGLGLPYEPRSSR, from the coding sequence ATGAGCATCTCCAAAGACCTCGAGCTGGATAACTTCCGGACGCAGGTACGTGAATGGTGCCGAGCACATGTGCCCGTCGACTGGCGAACGACCCAGACCGGAGCTAGTGACGCGGCTTTTGTGCAGTTTCAAAAAGGCTGGTTCGCAGAGCTTCACACAGCCGGCTTCGCCGTTCCACACTGGCCTGTCGAATGGGGAGGGGGAATGTCCGTCGCACAGCAGGTGGTGCTGTACCAGGAGCTGGCAGCTCACGATGCGCCTCGTCTGGTCCTGCCTTTCGTTTCGATACATCACGCCGCGTCCACTCTTCTCGCAGCCGGCAGCGAGGAACAACGTAACCGTCATCTGCCGGCAATTCTGGAGGGTGAAATCTGGTGCCAAGGGTTCTCTGAACCCGGAGCCGGATCCGATATGGCAGCCCTTTCGACTACCGCGAGAAAGGACGGTGACAACTATGTCGTCAACGGGCAGAAGCTCTGGGCCAGCGGAGCAATGCATGCCGATTGGTGTCTCCTCCTCGCGCGTACCGATCCCGAGGCTCCGCAACGTCGCGGCATTTCCTACTTCCTGATGGACATGCGTTCACCCGGTGTAGATGTGCGTCCGATTCGGCAGGCAACTGGTGAATCCCATTTCTGCGAGATCTTCCTCAATGATGTGGTGATCCCGACCTCTGCAATGGTCGGGAAGGAGAACGAGGGCTGGAGGATTGCGCAGGAGACTCTGGGCGCGGAACGCGGAATGACCATGCTGGAACTAGCGGAACGGCTGGGCCACGGCGGCTTTCCATGGCTTGTGGAACTGTGCGCAGAGCGACGCGTCGACGGGACTCGTCCCTTGGATGACGCCGCTGTTGTAGACCGCCTCGCCACTTTGGAGATCGAGGTCACCGGACTGCGCGCCTTGTGTGCGGAGTTCGTCGGGAACGACAGCCCGGGGCAAGCCGATGCGTCGATCGTCAAGTTGTATTACAGCGAGTTGCTTCAACGGATGACCGATTTCGGCGCCGACATCGCCGGCCTCGGCGGTCAGACCAAACTACGCAAACCACTGTCGAGCGGTTGGGAATCAGGTTCCTGGGTACTGGATTTCATCGGGTCCTGGGAATGGACGATTCCCGGCGGTACCAGTGAGATCCAGCGAACGATCATCGGGGAGCGTGGTCTCGGATTGCCATATGAACCACGGAGTAGCCGATGA
- a CDS encoding enoyl-CoA hydratase/isomerase family protein, which translates to MKYDLPSALTVTSDGSVRTVLINRPDDLNAVNQDLHWALANVWRQLAADREASVVILTGAGRAFSAGGDLDWITSFLEDPVARDDSIREGSEIIEEMLRFPLPVIAAINGPAVGLGCSIAVLCDVVLMSENAYLADPHVAVGLTAGDGGAAFWPLLTPILRSREYLYTGDRISAAHAVELGLATRTVSADGLLSEARRVADRFARQPREALHSTKRVVNMYLSQALAGPLQAGFAAEVASMQSADHRERLLALARRDGSR; encoded by the coding sequence GTGAAGTACGATCTGCCATCTGCTCTGACGGTCACATCTGATGGGTCCGTTCGCACCGTGCTGATCAACCGACCCGACGATCTGAACGCGGTCAACCAAGACCTGCATTGGGCACTCGCCAACGTGTGGCGACAGTTGGCGGCCGACCGCGAGGCCTCCGTTGTCATTCTTACCGGAGCTGGGCGAGCCTTCAGCGCCGGTGGTGACCTGGACTGGATCACCTCATTTCTCGAAGATCCAGTGGCGCGGGACGACAGCATTCGCGAAGGCTCGGAGATCATCGAAGAAATGCTGCGGTTTCCTCTCCCCGTGATCGCTGCCATCAACGGGCCCGCTGTCGGCTTGGGATGCAGCATCGCTGTGCTATGCGACGTAGTCTTGATGTCAGAGAATGCCTACCTCGCTGATCCACATGTGGCTGTGGGTCTGACAGCAGGTGACGGGGGTGCGGCGTTCTGGCCGTTACTGACGCCGATTCTGCGCTCGCGCGAATACCTCTATACAGGGGATCGTATCTCCGCCGCGCATGCGGTCGAGTTGGGCCTTGCCACCCGCACCGTCTCCGCGGACGGTCTCTTGTCAGAAGCCCGGCGCGTCGCTGATCGCTTTGCCAGGCAACCGCGAGAGGCGCTCCACAGCACGAAACGTGTGGTCAACATGTACCTGTCCCAGGCGCTCGCGGGCCCCTTGCAGGCGGGTTTTGCGGCTGAGGTCGCGAGTATGCAGTCCGCTGATCATCGCGAACGATTGCTTGCGCTCGCGCGTCGGGACGGCAGCCGATGA
- a CDS encoding acyl-CoA dehydrogenase family protein yields MNIDLSKEARDYGHAALRAFESAGGDGIVEAAEINPDERDRLLSGVFSELGAWDLAPRKDEDELEAAAALCRSAGYWAVPYPVAERLSKPVDLDFDGLLVIADNKPSAAVSGLDLRWVATTLGGHRSVAVAQPSVGSPRASAFVASLDLQPLDTNGLADVALGLVLPCWTLLGMLDRAIDLTRSHVLLREQFGKPLATLQGVQFQLTDAEAERSGVEVLAKYALWSIETGRPEAVDDALALRLAAIEAADKVFRVAHQLHGASGFCDETALSWFSRYSLPLRRLPVGLSATAAALTDQVGRRGLTGLFDPADEAGGL; encoded by the coding sequence ATGAACATCGACTTGAGCAAGGAAGCAAGGGATTACGGCCACGCGGCCCTGCGCGCATTTGAGTCCGCAGGTGGCGACGGAATTGTCGAAGCCGCAGAAATCAACCCCGATGAACGTGATCGGCTGCTCTCGGGTGTCTTCAGTGAACTCGGTGCCTGGGACCTTGCGCCGCGGAAGGACGAAGACGAGCTCGAGGCGGCAGCGGCGTTATGTCGCAGCGCGGGCTATTGGGCCGTGCCGTATCCGGTGGCAGAGCGGCTTTCGAAGCCAGTCGACCTCGACTTCGACGGGTTGTTGGTGATCGCCGACAACAAACCTTCTGCGGCAGTTTCGGGGCTGGACCTTCGTTGGGTGGCCACTACGTTGGGTGGACACCGCAGTGTGGCCGTCGCACAGCCCTCGGTGGGGTCGCCTCGTGCTTCGGCATTTGTTGCTTCCCTGGACCTGCAGCCGCTCGACACGAACGGGCTTGCAGACGTCGCGCTCGGTCTCGTACTGCCGTGCTGGACACTCCTCGGGATGCTGGATAGGGCGATCGACCTCACACGATCACATGTGCTGCTCCGCGAGCAGTTCGGCAAGCCGTTGGCGACGCTTCAGGGCGTGCAGTTCCAGCTCACCGACGCCGAGGCGGAACGATCCGGTGTCGAGGTACTGGCCAAGTACGCGCTCTGGAGCATCGAGACCGGCCGGCCGGAGGCCGTCGATGACGCACTGGCTCTGCGCTTGGCGGCAATTGAGGCGGCTGACAAGGTGTTTCGTGTGGCACATCAGCTCCACGGGGCCAGTGGTTTCTGTGACGAGACCGCGTTGTCGTGGTTTTCCAGGTACAGCCTGCCGTTGCGACGGCTTCCGGTGGGATTGTCGGCGACCGCGGCCGCGCTGACCGACCAGGTCGGACGTCGCGGATTGACCGGGTTGTTCGATCCCGCCGACGAGGCGGGTGGGTTGTGA
- a CDS encoding acyl-CoA dehydrogenase family protein: MEFGLGAAASELRAELRRLINDQVPAHFRGAFTDDPADLQAAQGFCKVLADKELLCLAWPKEFGGRDASVWEEVVVREEMWAHHEPRGAQYMGVNWVGPTLMRHGTEEQQRQHLPPIGRGEVIWCQGFSEPGSGSDLASLRTTARRDGDGWSISGQKIWTSYATMAQWCFLLARTSSEGPKQRGLTVFLVPMSDPAIEVRPIRTMLGPHHLNEVFFNDVKVTEAQVLGTVDDGWKVVREVLAFERVGIARYARVERLLQSAPEVLAEQWDDLPAELRVRWARALVHCRRARLLAYQVVAKQAEGAVNPGDAASYRIAVTTLDQESAEVLVEMVSYMQSSEEKAVLFELDVRDHWSYSQAATVASGSIEMQKILLARTMLGTS; encoded by the coding sequence ATGGAATTCGGGTTGGGTGCGGCGGCGTCTGAGCTCCGCGCCGAGTTACGTCGGTTGATAAATGACCAGGTACCTGCGCACTTCCGGGGGGCCTTCACGGATGATCCGGCAGATCTCCAGGCGGCGCAGGGGTTCTGCAAAGTCCTGGCTGACAAGGAATTGCTGTGTCTGGCGTGGCCGAAGGAATTCGGTGGACGTGACGCCTCGGTATGGGAGGAAGTAGTGGTCCGCGAAGAGATGTGGGCGCACCACGAGCCTCGCGGTGCCCAGTACATGGGTGTCAACTGGGTGGGACCGACTCTCATGCGTCACGGGACCGAAGAGCAGCAGCGCCAGCACCTGCCTCCGATCGGCCGCGGTGAGGTGATCTGGTGTCAGGGGTTCAGCGAACCCGGTTCCGGATCGGACCTGGCGTCGTTGCGGACGACCGCGCGTCGCGATGGAGACGGATGGTCGATTTCGGGTCAGAAGATCTGGACCTCTTACGCGACGATGGCCCAGTGGTGCTTCCTGCTTGCACGAACCTCATCCGAGGGCCCGAAGCAGCGCGGCTTGACTGTGTTCCTCGTGCCTATGTCCGACCCGGCGATCGAAGTGCGACCAATCCGCACAATGTTGGGTCCGCATCATTTGAACGAAGTCTTCTTCAATGACGTCAAGGTGACCGAGGCGCAAGTCCTGGGGACTGTCGATGACGGCTGGAAGGTGGTCCGCGAGGTCCTGGCTTTCGAACGAGTGGGTATAGCACGATATGCGCGTGTCGAACGTCTGCTACAGAGCGCGCCGGAAGTGCTCGCCGAACAGTGGGACGACCTCCCTGCCGAATTGCGTGTCCGGTGGGCACGCGCACTCGTGCACTGCCGTCGAGCTCGGTTGCTCGCCTATCAGGTTGTGGCGAAACAAGCAGAGGGAGCAGTGAATCCCGGCGATGCCGCATCGTATCGGATCGCCGTCACCACTCTGGATCAAGAAAGTGCTGAGGTGTTGGTCGAGATGGTGTCTTACATGCAGTCATCCGAGGAAAAGGCGGTTCTGTTCGAACTGGATGTTCGGGACCACTGGAGCTATTCACAGGCAGCGACCGTTGCATCGGGGAGCATCGAGATGCAGAAAATTCTATTGGCGCGGACGATGCTGGGTACGTCATGA
- the acuI gene encoding acrylyl-CoA reductase (NADPH), translating to MFKAVVIEKDESGQNVALQNLDATALPEGNVQIDVDYSSLNFKDALAITGKSPVVRKFPMVPGIDLAGTVTSSSHARWSPGDRVVLNGWGVGETHWGGFAQRASLDGDWLVPLPDVFTPRQAMAIGTAGYTASLCVEGLLNNGVRPDQGEILVTGATGGVGSVAIALLTKAGFTVAASTGKSSEVAYLKELGATTIVDRGELSAKGKPLQTERWAGVVDSVGSFTLANACAQTRYGGTVTACGLAQGMDFPASVAPFILRGVSLLGIDSVMAPTERRLTAWTRLSNDLEPAALDAIAAEVSLEESIAAAGRLMDGTVRGRIVVDVNR from the coding sequence ATGTTCAAGGCAGTTGTCATCGAGAAGGACGAGAGTGGGCAGAATGTCGCCCTCCAGAACCTGGACGCCACAGCGCTTCCTGAAGGAAACGTCCAGATCGATGTGGACTACTCCTCGCTCAACTTCAAGGATGCGCTTGCCATCACCGGCAAGTCGCCCGTGGTTCGCAAGTTCCCCATGGTGCCCGGCATCGACCTCGCTGGGACCGTGACGTCCAGCTCACACGCACGATGGTCACCAGGCGATCGCGTTGTTCTCAATGGTTGGGGCGTCGGCGAAACACACTGGGGTGGCTTCGCGCAACGTGCAAGCCTCGACGGCGATTGGCTCGTCCCTCTTCCGGATGTCTTCACCCCGCGCCAGGCAATGGCAATCGGCACCGCAGGGTACACCGCAAGCCTGTGCGTCGAAGGTCTGCTGAACAACGGAGTACGTCCCGACCAGGGTGAAATCTTGGTCACCGGAGCCACCGGCGGCGTGGGCAGCGTAGCAATCGCCCTGCTGACAAAGGCAGGCTTCACCGTGGCCGCATCTACCGGCAAGAGCTCCGAGGTCGCGTACCTGAAAGAACTTGGTGCCACCACAATCGTCGACCGCGGAGAACTCTCAGCCAAAGGCAAGCCACTGCAGACGGAGCGTTGGGCCGGAGTCGTCGACTCGGTCGGTAGCTTTACTCTCGCCAATGCCTGCGCTCAGACGCGGTACGGCGGAACAGTGACCGCATGCGGACTTGCCCAGGGCATGGACTTCCCCGCGTCGGTGGCACCTTTCATCCTCCGGGGCGTGTCCTTGCTGGGTATCGACAGCGTCATGGCCCCCACGGAACGACGGCTAACCGCCTGGACCCGACTGTCCAATGACCTCGAGCCCGCTGCCCTGGACGCAATCGCAGCCGAAGTCTCCCTAGAAGAATCGATAGCCGCCGCCGGCCGACTCATGGACGGTACCGTACGTGGCCGCATCGTCGTCGACGTAAATCGCTAA
- a CDS encoding MaoC family dehydratase, translating to MTSEIEAVRVELDLSDVDHRVGKPVGGGQLHEPCSSSDIRRWVMAMDNPNPLHWDKEFAENTRFGGLIAPQSMAVSLDFGHGAQPALVGKIPGSHLIFGGEEWWFYGTPIRPGDKLFQQRRFHDYKVTDTKFAGPTMFSRGDTTHTNQYGALVAKERSTGIRYLQTEAKKRGMYDTQIGAIKKWTAAELAEVDKLRTEWLMSNRLGVSPRFDEVSVGDKLQRRVIGPHSIASFTTEYRAFIFNIWGTFGWVAPPGIEDPWINQDPGWVEGFEFDEEGAKIDPRLRDGLYLGPSRGHIDADKADEVGMARAYGYGATMGAWCTDFLANWAGHDGMVRHTKADFRGPAFEGDVTYFDAEIIDKQAESTWGVPLVQIKLKLTDQNGVTLVSCIAEVELPL from the coding sequence ATGACGAGTGAAATCGAGGCCGTGCGCGTTGAGCTCGACCTGTCGGACGTCGACCATCGCGTAGGCAAACCCGTTGGCGGCGGCCAGCTCCATGAGCCGTGCAGCAGTTCCGACATCCGTCGTTGGGTCATGGCGATGGACAATCCGAACCCGCTGCACTGGGACAAGGAGTTCGCCGAGAACACTCGGTTCGGCGGCCTCATCGCGCCGCAGTCGATGGCGGTTTCATTGGATTTCGGTCACGGAGCCCAACCGGCGCTGGTCGGCAAGATCCCGGGAAGCCATCTGATCTTCGGTGGCGAGGAATGGTGGTTCTACGGTACCCCGATCCGCCCCGGCGACAAGCTGTTCCAACAACGCCGCTTTCACGACTACAAGGTAACCGACACCAAATTTGCCGGCCCGACGATGTTCTCCCGGGGCGACACCACTCACACCAACCAGTACGGTGCCCTCGTCGCCAAGGAACGCTCGACAGGTATCCGCTACCTGCAAACCGAAGCCAAAAAGCGTGGCATGTACGACACCCAGATCGGTGCCATCAAGAAGTGGACTGCTGCCGAACTGGCCGAGGTCGACAAGCTGCGTACCGAGTGGCTCATGTCCAACCGCCTGGGCGTATCACCACGCTTCGACGAGGTCAGTGTCGGTGACAAGCTCCAGCGACGTGTCATCGGCCCCCACAGCATCGCCAGTTTCACCACCGAATACCGTGCCTTCATCTTCAACATCTGGGGCACGTTCGGATGGGTTGCACCCCCCGGTATCGAAGACCCCTGGATCAACCAGGATCCGGGTTGGGTCGAGGGCTTCGAGTTCGATGAAGAAGGCGCCAAGATCGACCCCCGGCTACGGGACGGACTCTACCTCGGCCCTTCTCGAGGCCACATCGACGCCGACAAGGCCGACGAAGTGGGCATGGCACGCGCCTACGGCTACGGCGCCACCATGGGTGCCTGGTGCACCGACTTCCTGGCCAACTGGGCCGGCCATGACGGCATGGTCCGACACACCAAGGCCGACTTCCGAGGACCCGCCTTCGAAGGCGATGTCACCTACTTCGACGCCGAGATCATCGACAAACAAGCGGAATCGACCTGGGGTGTACCACTGGTCCAGATCAAGCTCAAACTCACAGATCAGAACGGCGTGACACTCGTGTCGTGCATCGCCGAGGTCGAATTGCCATTGTGA